Proteins encoded in a region of the Actinomycetota bacterium genome:
- a CDS encoding glyoxalase superfamily protein — translation MTDFRLELVNVPVSDVDRAKSFYADQVGFTLDHDHKVTDELRFVQLTPPGSACSISIGTGLTESAPGSVAGLQLVVDDIEVARAELVGRGVDASEIQVFPWGSFVFFSDPDGNAWSVQQLPDRI, via the coding sequence ATGACCGACTTCAGGCTGGAACTCGTGAACGTGCCCGTGTCGGACGTCGACCGGGCGAAGTCCTTCTACGCCGACCAGGTCGGCTTCACCCTCGACCACGACCACAAGGTCACCGACGAGCTGCGGTTCGTGCAGCTCACCCCCCCGGGCTCGGCATGTTCGATCTCGATCGGCACCGGCCTCACCGAGTCGGCTCCCGGCTCGGTCGCCGGCCTGCAGCTCGTGGTCGACGACATCGAGGTAGCTCGGGCCGAACTCGTGGGCCGCGGCGTCGATGCGAGCGAGATCCAGGTCTTCCCGTGGGGCTCCTTCGTCTTCTTCAGCGATCCCGACGGCAACGCCTGGAGCGTGCAGCAGCTGCCGGATCGCATCTGA
- a CDS encoding SRPBCC family protein has translation MVTSGTAVVTLPSETQIQITREFEAPRHLVYRAWTTPELIERWWSGKRGEVSVADVDLRVGGSWRYLMTANEGFEVGFHGEFREIVPNERIVNTEIYDTGPGAEEAQGLEPALITTTFTEVDGRTLLTQTTECHSAEVRDMILESGMEAGMQESMDRLEQVAGSLA, from the coding sequence ATGGTGACTAGCGGGACCGCGGTGGTGACGCTTCCGTCGGAGACGCAGATCCAGATCACGAGGGAGTTCGAGGCTCCCAGGCACCTGGTGTACCGGGCCTGGACCACGCCGGAGCTGATCGAACGGTGGTGGAGCGGCAAGCGCGGTGAGGTGAGCGTCGCCGACGTCGACCTGCGGGTGGGCGGCTCGTGGCGCTACCTCATGACCGCGAACGAGGGGTTCGAGGTCGGGTTCCACGGGGAGTTCCGGGAGATCGTTCCGAACGAGCGCATCGTGAACACCGAGATCTACGACACCGGCCCTGGAGCGGAGGAGGCCCAGGGCCTCGAACCGGCGCTGATCACGACGACGTTCACCGAGGTCGACGGCCGCACGCTGCTCACGCAGACCACGGAGTGCCACAGCGCCGAGGTGCGAGACATGATCCTCGAGTCGGGCATGGAAGCCGGCATGCAGGAGTCGATGGATCGCCTCGAGCAGGTCGCCGGATCGCTCGCCTGA
- a CDS encoding metalloregulator ArsR/SmtB family transcription factor — protein sequence MARAATTTDAFNAVAEPRRRAILDVLAIGERPVNDLVSALGLAQPQVSKHLRVLREVGLVDVRSDGRRRMYRVNGRSLKPIHDWVRTFEETWTQRFEQLDTVLEELKEREEGDGNDGD from the coding sequence ATGGCACGAGCGGCCACCACGACTGATGCTTTCAACGCGGTGGCTGAGCCGCGCCGACGGGCGATCCTCGATGTCCTCGCCATCGGGGAACGGCCCGTGAACGACCTCGTATCGGCCCTCGGCCTCGCCCAGCCGCAGGTCTCGAAGCACCTGCGCGTGCTGCGCGAGGTCGGGCTGGTCGACGTGCGCTCGGACGGGCGGCGCCGCATGTACCGGGTGAACGGCCGGTCATTGAAGCCGATCCACGACTGGGTGCGCACGTTCGAGGAGACCTGGACCCAGCGCTTCGAGCAGCTGGACACGGTGTTGGAGGAGCTCAAGGAACGAGAGGAAGGAGATGGGAACGATGGTGACTAG
- a CDS encoding sigma-70 family RNA polymerase sigma factor, whose protein sequence is MPETLRLVVSRGLATDEAVSDAQSFEEFFEIESPTMFRRLCLVTGNRHEAEEVMQDAFLKVFERWDRVRLMEDPTGYLYRTAFNLFNRRTKRAAMALRRAFSVRESVDQFAAADARFMVEQGLSELTSRQRAAIVLTELLGYSSEAAGRVLGVRPGTIRALASQGRAAMKRTLEPEDV, encoded by the coding sequence ATGCCTGAAACGCTCAGGCTCGTGGTCTCACGCGGTCTCGCCACGGACGAGGCCGTGAGCGACGCGCAGAGCTTCGAGGAGTTCTTCGAGATCGAGAGCCCGACGATGTTCCGGCGGCTGTGCCTCGTCACGGGGAACCGCCACGAGGCCGAAGAGGTCATGCAGGATGCGTTCCTCAAGGTGTTCGAGCGCTGGGACCGAGTTCGGCTGATGGAGGATCCGACCGGATACCTGTATCGAACGGCCTTCAACCTCTTCAACCGGCGAACGAAGCGCGCGGCGATGGCCCTGCGTCGGGCATTCAGCGTGCGCGAGAGCGTGGACCAGTTCGCGGCCGCGGACGCCAGATTCATGGTGGAGCAGGGGCTGTCCGAGCTCACCTCTCGACAGCGCGCGGCGATCGTGCTCACCGAACTGCTCGGCTACAGCTCCGAGGCGGCCGGGCGCGTGCTCGGCGTTCGGCCGGGAACGATCCGGGCCCTCGCATCGCAGGGCCGAGCGGCCATGAAGCGAACCCTGGAGCCGGAAGATGTCTGA